In uncultured Ilyobacter sp., a genomic segment contains:
- a CDS encoding Na/Pi cotransporter family protein: MAIDILFKVLGGLGIFLYGMEHMSGGMQKLAGDRLKKTLAVLTKNRLMAIIMGIFVTGMVQSSSVSTVMTIGFVNAQLMTLKQALGVILGANIGTTITGWILVLKIGKYGLPMAGIAAITNMFVKSDRAKTRALTVMGLGMIFFGLELMSQGFKPLRTMPEFIEMFHRFNADTYTGVLLAACVGALMTAIVQSSSATLGITITLAVQGLIDYQTAVALVLGENVGTTITACLASIGARANAKRAAYAHTIINIAGVIWATSLFRVYIKFLHNFANPEADVTRFIATAHTMFNISNVLLFTPIIGLVANFLMKVVKDDEEKIKSVTHLDLRMAETPTLVIDQTRKEVLGMGEDIKNMLSGLNLALQDSTQIKKTVEEHEYLEDKLDMVQKEVSDVNFIILNRELERKYVDETRVNLEVCDEYETISDYSLRISKTLKKLSENDILLNETKINDLRKVHAKVADFFAFVNEAYKTNDKESLIEAMRKATDIKNEYKKARNDHMERVGENKMPAMLSTGYMDILNHYRRMRDHILNIMEAMSV; encoded by the coding sequence ATGGCAATTGATATTTTATTTAAGGTTTTAGGAGGATTAGGTATTTTCCTTTATGGTATGGAACACATGTCTGGAGGAATGCAAAAACTTGCAGGAGACAGGCTTAAAAAGACCCTGGCAGTGCTCACAAAGAACAGGCTTATGGCTATAATAATGGGTATTTTTGTTACAGGAATGGTACAGTCCTCATCTGTAAGTACCGTTATGACCATAGGATTTGTAAATGCACAGTTGATGACTTTAAAGCAGGCCCTTGGAGTGATACTAGGTGCAAATATCGGTACGACGATAACTGGATGGATACTTGTACTTAAGATAGGTAAATATGGACTGCCAATGGCAGGTATTGCCGCTATAACTAATATGTTTGTAAAAAGTGACAGAGCCAAGACAAGAGCCCTCACAGTAATGGGTCTTGGTATGATATTTTTCGGACTTGAATTGATGAGTCAAGGATTTAAACCTCTAAGAACTATGCCTGAGTTTATAGAGATGTTCCATAGATTTAATGCAGACACATATACTGGTGTTCTTCTAGCAGCCTGCGTAGGAGCCCTTATGACTGCCATAGTGCAATCTTCATCGGCCACACTAGGTATAACAATAACTCTTGCAGTGCAAGGGCTTATTGATTATCAGACTGCTGTAGCCCTTGTACTAGGAGAAAATGTGGGAACGACTATAACTGCATGCCTAGCATCAATAGGAGCGAGAGCAAATGCAAAGAGAGCGGCGTACGCACACACTATTATAAATATAGCAGGTGTTATATGGGCAACATCATTATTCAGGGTATATATAAAGTTCCTTCATAATTTTGCCAATCCTGAGGCAGACGTAACTAGATTTATAGCCACAGCACATACTATGTTTAACATCTCCAACGTATTATTATTTACTCCTATAATAGGACTTGTAGCTAATTTTCTAATGAAGGTGGTAAAAGACGATGAAGAGAAGATAAAATCTGTAACTCATCTCGACTTACGTATGGCAGAGACTCCAACTCTTGTAATAGACCAAACTAGAAAAGAGGTCCTTGGCATGGGAGAAGATATAAAAAACATGTTAAGTGGTCTAAATTTGGCATTACAAGATAGCACTCAAATTAAAAAAACTGTAGAAGAACATGAATACTTAGAGGATAAGTTGGATATGGTACAGAAGGAAGTTTCAGATGTGAACTTCATAATCCTGAATCGGGAATTAGAGAGAAAATATGTAGATGAAACACGTGTCAATCTAGAAGTATGTGATGAGTATGAAACGATAAGTGACTACTCTTTGAGAATATCTAAAACTCTTAAAAAACTCAGTGAAAATGATATATTATTAAATGAAACCAAGATCAATGACCTTAGAAAAGTTCATGCTAAGGTGGCAGATTTCTTTGCATTTGTAAATGAGGCATATAAAACCAATGATAAAGAAAGTCTTATAGAGGCTATGAGAAAAGCAACTGATATAAAAAATGAATATAAAAAAGCCAGAAATGATCATATGGAAAGAGTGGGCGAAAACAAAATGCCTGCAATGCTAAGCACAGGGTACATGGATATACTTAATCACTATAGAAGGATGAGGGACCATATATTAAATATTATGGAAGCTATGTCGGTATAG